TTAGCATGTGATTATAAAAGATGTATTTGAAAGTTGAAACTAGAAAGGTAGAAATTGACATCAGTTATGAAAGAAACCAACCTGTATGTATTGCAGACTAGCAAATCAAAAACTAATTTGTCTCAtccaggaaaaaaaaaagaagtaactcTAAGATGTTTTATTTTCTAGAAGCAAATTAAACTAAGATGGTATTCATCATATTTGATGATGTTGATCGGATATTAAGATGTCTAAAGAAGAAAACTGAGACAGATATTGTTCAATTAGTTGTTCTTGCTCCCTTGCCTCTGCTATTGACAAAGATCCATTCCCTGCCACCAAATCGAAATTGCTCCAAAGATCAAATTCAAAACTATGCTTCTCCTTAAAGTGATAATCTATTAATCTAAACTCATAAATAGCTAGTAATAAAAGTACCTAAATCATAGAGTTGCTCCCAAGAGGAACCATTGATATCTATAACTTGTCCAAACTCAGGAGATAGTGTGCAGACTTCTGAACTATTATTCTCTGGATTCATTTGAAGTTGAAGGGTGTTTGTATAAGGCACAAGGGTAGAACTTGTGCTTAACATGTCAACAACAGCACTATGTGATTGTTGATCCCTGAAGAGAACACAGAATATTGTACACAAAAGAATTGTACACAAAAATAATGTATAGTATATTCCTCTTAAATTAAAATGTTACCAAAGAGGAGCAGGAGTATAGGCATCTACAAAGTTGAGAATATCAACATTTGGATCTTCCTCTGGGAGCCACTCTACTGAATTATTTGATGTCCCGCCAAAAAATAATCCATCTACATCTACCGTGTTTGCAAGATCCACctgatataaaaataataatcttaatctGGCATCCTATGCAAAAGTTCTATTCTCATCAAATTCTATattttgctgtatttttttgtaaaataaatttgTCCAATCCAATATATATTTGAAAATGGGAAATATATATGTAAACAAATTTATGGAGGTGATGAGAAAAACATACCTGTTGATTAGATACACCAAAATTAAACTCTTCCTCCAAGACACATTGTTCAAAACAAGATTGTGAATTGTATTTTCATTAAGCTTTGTTAATGCATACCATTAACACCCTAAACTTATGAGTATATTATTATCTTACCTTTCTTAACTGCACTTGCTCTAGAGTTTGCTGAAGAATATGCTGGCGATATTCAGCCTCAAAAAAGTGTAGTGATCTCACATGGATCACCTTCAAATATCCTAAAAAATTTGTGAGAACCAATTCAATGGTGGCCATGCTatgctttatttcttttcttaaccAACATAATTGATTGTAAGAAAGCATAGATGGTAATATTATTttacaaaattgattttgattgaaGGGGAGTTAGTATTAACAAGTTTATATTTGACAACTTCTGTATAAAATAGAtggtaataaattaaatattatttagattATATTACTCAACATcagattaaaaattattgaaaataatatgaatttaaatattattttattttaatcatttaaataaattataatattctttttataatacTTTTAGTATTCTCTGACTTACTTTTAGTCTTCTTTAATACTATTTAAACTATAATTTTTTACTGAtcctaataatatttttatgctccaatttttatttaatttaatatttctaataGGATTAAcagaatcacaaaataaaaaaattccataaaaaaagaaataataaaagcagtaaaaaaaactcataaacaaataataatacgAACTTCATAGAAAATAATAACATACATAAACGAGAGTATtagtgaaaaaattataaaaaaattcatcGTATAGATAATAAATGGCAAAATTGGtaataagaaatatttttttaattaatagtctAACTAAAGAAGATGAACTCGTACTCGGTCTTAGaaagaaaaaatagtaaaaaaaaggtAAAACTTCCATAAAAAATTACACGAAAGTTTGAGATTCCAAACATAAACTCTGAGACACTCACCTTAGTCGTTTCTCCATTTCTTCTAACTGAGACTTGTAAATATATAATTCTTTTTGAATTTTCTGAATAACACATGACACAGAATGATCAGTCTAATTAACATGATATTAGTTGaagttgataatttttttatataagataaaattttcaTTTATATTACCTCAAGCTGGAAATCTGAATTAACCGGGCTACATCGCAAGACCAATATATTCAAAACCAAATAAGGCTGTGGTCAAATTCAGCTATTGGAATATGAAACCATAACTCAATTATTTGTGTATCTTTTGAGGATTAAGTGATGGTGTGATCATCCTCTAATAAAGTTCGATATTTTCAATCAAGAGTTgtatagaaaaaaaatacctagGGACTTGGCATATTTGTTCTGCttcaattttcaatttattaATCATCCTCTGCACGTTCTAGATAGAAAGACAATGAAAATTAGTAGTACTAGTAAATGCTATCAGCAACTTTTGAAGCTAAGAATGAAGCTTATTTCAAAATATTGCCATACAAGACTATATTATTACCTCTTGGTTATAGATCCTTTGAGAGATGCGAAGGTGTCAAAAaccacagaagaaaaaaattagttcaaaaaataagaataaaataaaatcaaatctcactatataattttaataagaaaTCTTACTTTTGGCGCTCTTGTGGTGGAAAATTAATATATCGCTCTAGAATTTCATCAAAGctttaaaacatatattaaaagaaAAGGGTAGTATCACCAAAACAAAGAAAAGGGAAGTGAGTAATTCATGTGCTATTATAATAACTCCGTAAAAATGAATGAATGTTTGTAGTGTGGAGAAATTAAACCTTGTACTGGAAGAGAAGAGAGCTGGTCTGCCAGAAGGAGAGAACGTGATGAGAACAACATCAACATCACAGAGAACAGAAAGCTCGTAAGCTTTCTTAATGAGACCATTCTTTCTCTTAGAAAATATAATTTGCCTGTTTGTTATGTTCTCAATCTTTTTTATGGGAACCTTCACTCTCCCCATATCTAACAACTCTATTCTTTCATTCTGTATGTGTTTAAAGCTGTTTATGATGAATCAGAAAATGCTGAATTGATGAAGTTAAGCATGTGTTACCTATAGAGAATGTTACCTATTGATGAAGAAACATGGGTTGAGATTTTATCTTTATCAAACCAATTAAACAAGATGACGCCACAGAGAATGGAAGAAACTAACCAATATAAAATTATGGCGGTTTATATTCTCATAAATTGACATTCAGTCCCGTATTGTTTTCATATTCAAAAGATGAAGATTCCAGAGTAAACAACATCTTCATCTAAAACTTAAACTGGAATTTTGTCTTATCAGACCAATTAGATAAGGTGACGCCACAGAGTAGGGATGGAACTAACTATTAACCAACATAAAAATTGTGGTTGTTTATATGCTCATATATTAATATTCACTTTTAAAATTTGTGTTATTTTCATGTCAGAAGATATAGATCCAAGTGAACATCATTTTTGTCTAAAACTTGTTTAGTGATGACAATGATAATAAGTAATGTGCCAGCTGAAAAAATCATTAGCAAATAGCATTAGCATTGAtctatttttattgatttaatatCTATTCTTATACTTAATCAGGCGATGCTACCATCTAGAAGTTAAAAAGTTAGCCTGGCTCTGGGTATCAAGGTATGTGaaatttgttttggttttttcACACTATCCTTTTATGATGAGCTAAAAATTAATCTATCCTCATGCACAAGACAAATCTCCAATTAGAACTAATAGCTAACAATTAAACCAAcccaatttaattaatttgtgacatgaattaaaattaagttgttttattaaattttttgtatgaTGAACGtactactttaaataaaaataaatgaatacaGACTCGAATCTAGATAGCGAAAAATATTATTCCACCTTCATTTTATAGTAAAGCATATATATAATTGCCACTAAGCTATAACTCAAATGAAGTAATCTCTCCTTTTTTTGGAGGTTTTGAGTTCGAGTCTTGTCACATTATtgataagataataaaataaaaaagttctaATTTAATCTACAAAATAAATGATTTTATctctatattatttatttaatttgtacttttttctttaatttttttaaatataattgttaggaTTAAGTTTTTTATCCATAAAGAAGATAAGAATTTTATTAATagcatttgatattttttaagatttttattaataataaaattaataatgttaGATAACCAACTTGCCAaccttagtttttttttaattttattttatttatctcaaattttagatcttaaattataaatttttcacCCTAAATCTTGAATTATAACTCTAAAGTATTTGGGAAGAAAATTATCATAAATATACTAAAtcataaaatagataaaaaattttataattaataacatttaaataaatattcattcactaaaataaaatatattcaaaCATATATTtactttcaattaaaaaaaattatactaattttttattttctcaaaattattttgatatttattatagtatattttttcatgaaaaattaataaaatattaagtaAATATATAGTAAGGTTGGTTTGATTTTGGTTCAAAACATGTGCTATTATAACACATCTAACGtgctttacataaaaataaaaaattattaggcaGTTGAGTATAAATTATAGTTCTTACACTGTATATTGATTAAATAACAAGTTGAGTATTTATGATAAAGTTCTTTAGCGTATGTAGTataaaatgattaataaaaaGTGAATCATTTTATTGTACTCTCAGAATACTTAATAATAACTccataaaaatgaataaatatttGTATTGTGCAGTAATTGAACCTTGTGCTGAAAGAAAAGAGAGCAGGTCTGTCGTGATGAGAGCAATATCAACATTACAGAAAATAGAACGTTCATAAGCTTTCTTGACGAGGCCTTTCCTCCTCTTAGAGAATGTAATTTGCCTGTTTGTTATGTTCTCAATCTTCTTGATGAAAACCTTCACTTTCTCCATATCTGACACCTTTATTCTTTCACTCTCTATGTGTATACAGTTGTTTACGATGAATGAGAGAATGTTGAATTGACAAAGTTAAGGATATGTGTTACCTATTAGGTGGCGATAGTTGAAAAAAATAtgcaagaaaagaggaagaaacaTGAGTTGAGATTTTGTCTTTATCAGACCAATTAAACAAGATGACGCCATAGAAAAGAAGGAACTAACCAACATAAAACTATGGCGGTTTATATGCTCATAAATTAATACTCACCCGCCGAAAATCTGTGTTGTTTTCATATTTAGAAGATGAGGATCTCAAAGTGAACATCATCTTCATCTAAAATTTATTTGGTGATAGCGATGGAAGAAACTTAAACTGAAATTTTATCAGTATCAGTATCAGGTTAGTTAGATAAGGTGACACCACAAAGATGGAAAGGAACTAACCATTAATcaacataaaaattattagaattaatttttttatccatagaaaagataaaaattttattaataataaaattaaataaaattaacaatgttAGATAACCAACATGCCAACATTAggcttttttaatttattttatttatctcaaatttcatatcttaaattaaaaattttttactctcaattttaaattataattctaaaatatttgagaagaAAATGATCATAAATATACTAaactataaaatagataaaaattttataattaataacattcaaataaatatttattcattaaaataaaatatgttcaAACATATATTtactttcaattaaaaaaaattatctcaattttttattttctcaaaattattTCGATATTTAtaatagtatatttttttttcatgaaaacATTAATAAAACACTCTCTAAATATATGGTGAGGTTAGTTTGATTTTGATTTAGTTAATTAGTAGTAATTACATATATTattatagctttttttttttgttagtcaCAATATCTCTCAGTTCAACATATCAAGATTTAATTTATTGTGGATCTTAACTCCATTTAAGGGGTGCTAACATTttaatgaattttgtggttgtTGTTCCCTATAATCTCacttactttatttatttttttaattaaaaggatTCTGTAAAAAATTACAACTCATGACAAAACAGGGTTGAATAGCCCCTGTGAAATCATCAGCTAGAATTTTATGTGTTTTTTGCGATTCATGTGTTAAACTGTTAATGATTATTAAGGATATGGATACATAATAACAATATTAGCCTTTTGAGTTAAGAATGTAAATCGTTCCGAGATTATCCAAGACATAGAAATGAAAGTTATGGTAATTTTA
This region of Arachis hypogaea cultivar Tifrunner chromosome 8, arahy.Tifrunner.gnm2.J5K5, whole genome shotgun sequence genomic DNA includes:
- the LOC112706460 gene encoding agamous-like MADS-box protein AGL65, coding for MGRVKVPIKKIENITNRQIIFSKRKNGLIKKAYELSVLCDVDVVLITFSPSGRPALFSSSTSPVNSDFQLEKIQKELYIYKSQLEEMEKRLRKEIKHSMATIELVLTNFLGYLKVIHVRSLHFFEAEYRQHILQQTLEQVQLRKVDLANTVDVDGLFFGGTSNNSVEWLPEEDPNVDILNFVDAYTPAPLWDQQSHSAVVDMLSTSSTLVPYTNTLQLQMNPENNSSEVCTLSPEFGQVIDINGSSWEQLYDLGNGSLSIAEAREQEQLIEQYLSQFSSLDILISDQHHQI